TCCTTGACGTCTGCAGCTTTGTCCTTAGCGGCATCGACACCGGTCTTAGCGGCGTCCTTAGCCTTCTCCACAGTGGACTCCTTCTCGGAAGCTGGCTTCGAAGCCAAGGTCGGGGCCTTCTCCTGAGGAGCAGGGTTCTTCCAAGGGTCCTCGACTGGACGGGATGCACGCCAAGCAGCAACAGCGGCAGCACCAATCGCTGCGAAGAGGACGAACAAGAAGAACTTCTTGCCGCCGGACTTCTTCTGCTTCTTACGCTCCTTAGCGGCTGCCTTACGAGCCGCCTCGGCCGCCTGCTTAGCCTGCTTCTTCAACTGACGCTTGGACATCTTCTTGCCCTTCTTCGCTTTCTTAGCGGACTTTTCCAACTCTGCACGGCCAGCGTTAGCTCCAGCCTGAGCCTGGGCTGCCAGCTCGGAAGCTTTAGTCTTAGCGTTCGTAAAGGTCTCGCTAGCGGTTTCTTGCGCGCGGGAGGCGAAATCCTTAGCTGCGGGGACGACGTCGTCCTGAACCTTTTCCATCATGTCTGCTGCCTTCTCCTTAGCGGTGTTCAAACCATCGGCAATAACCGGGGAAACCTGCTCATAACCGTGAGCAAGCGCTTCGGTGGCCGCATGGAGCTTAGGAGCAGCCCAATCGCGTACATTCTCGACAGTGCTGGCAATTGCGCCTTCTGTCTTCTTAACTGAACGGTCTTTCATGACTGCTCTCCTGTTTTAGTTGTTCGTCCACACATGAGTAGACGTTGTTCCATACATTTACCCTAGACGGAAAACGAGGTGTTGTGTTGGGATTTGTAGAACTTGCCCCAACCTGTTCACTGAACGCGTATGATTCGGCCACATAAACAGGGGCGCCTCATGGGATGATGGGGGCATGAGCATTGCAACGCATGAAGCAACTATTCATACGAGCTTGGGCGACGTAATTCTGAATCTGTTCGGCAACCACGCGCCACAGACTGTTGAGAACTTTGTTGGTTTGGCAACCGGCGAGAAAGAATGGACCGACCCTGCAACGGGTGAAGCCCGTAAAGGCACTCCCCTGTACAACGGCACCATCTTCCACCGCATCATCAAGGACTTCATGATCCAGGGCGGTGACCCTCTGGGTCGCGGCATCGGTGGCCCGGGCTACCAGTTTGATGACGAGATCCATCCCGAACTGACGTTCGCTGAACCGTATAAGCTCGCGATGGCCAACGCAGGTAAGCGGATGGGCCGCGGCACCAACGGTTCCCAGTTCTTCATCACGACCGTGCCAACCACATGGCTGCAGGGCAACCACACCATCTTCGGTGAGGTTGTGGACGATGCGTCCAAGGCCGTCGTGGATAAGCTCAACGCAGTCCCTACGGGCCCGGCCGATAAGCCACTCGAGGACGTCGTTATTTCCTCGATCGATATTAAGAAGCTGTAACTTGTGGCTCGCTTAGGTGCCCCGGTGCTGTAACAGCGCCGGGGCACCTGCCTTTAAGGGCTCTCACCATGGAGACATCAAACGAACGGGGATATCAATGAGGAATCTGCTGGTGCGTTACCCGGGAACAATCATCATCACTGTGGTCTTGGTGGCGTTCTATATCGTCCAGCTTGTGGTGGAAAGCTTCACCGAGGACATGTTGATCCGCGGGGTCTACGTTAACGAGCAACCGTGGCGTCTATTGAGTTCAGGGTTTGTCCACAGCACCGAGTTCCTGCCTTCAGCGCACCTACTGAGTAACCTGCTGATGCTGTGGTACGTGGGGCTGCTGCTCGAACGGATCCTAGGCACAATCCGGTTCATAGCAGTCTTCCTCGTAGGCGTCGTGGGAGGAAGTGCCGCGGTCGTATTGCTAACAAGCCCCATCGACGGGGCGCTGGGTGCCTCCGGCGGGATCTTCGCCCTGTGCACTTCCCTACTCATGGTCCTGCGTAAAGGAGCAACCACGGCGTTCGCAAGCCTCACGACCGTTGTGGTCATCATGTTTCTCCAGGGGCTGTTCATGCCAGGAGTTTCGTGGGAAGGCCACCTCGGCGGAGCAATCACAGGTATCGTGCTGGGCGCGACCGCACGCTTCCAGCCCTATGTTCTTGAACGTGTGAGTGACCTCTTCGATGTGACAGAAGGAATCAAACCCTCCGTGTCGCGGCAGAAGATCGTGACGGAAGTACCGCGCCGCATTGCAGAAGTTGCGATCTATGCCGGAGTGGTTGCCCTCGCCGTATGGCTGAGCACGAGCCACGTAACATCAACGCTCACGAAATACGGCATCACACCGTGATGTGCAACACCGTGACGTACAACATTGCGAGCTAAGCCTTGTGAGCCTGACCTAGGGCAGAGGACTGACCCTGACCTCTGCTCCTGATGGCGACCCCTGTCCCTCATCCTGACTGACCTCTAGCCCAGACGCCGCGTAAAGCACGCGGCGTCTTTACTTATCCACAGTGGTTCTCCACAGTGTGGACAAGAACACAACGGTGTAATTCGAATAAGGGACAAATATTCGAAGAAAAACTGTGCTAACTATAACCTAGGCCAAGATCCAGCTTAAAGATTACTTAAAGCAAGCACTAGCGAAGATGTGTTCGAATGTTTTCCCACTTTTTATCCCCACCTGTGGATAACTTTGTGCACGGGTGTTGACAGAATCTTGGAATTCTCGTTACTTTTCGCCACCTGCCGTTATCTTCATGTTTATCCACAGTCGTTTTCCACAGTGTGGAGAACTTACACCGTTGTGATTTATGAAGGATCTTTCAGACCTTAAGATACGGGGATGACTGTGATTCCGTGGATCCGGACATCTTTCTGTACATAGACTGTGAGAATATTTCGCAATCCACACACTTTATCCCCACCTGTGGATAACTCAAGTTCACACGTCCACAGCTCTTGTAATCCACAGTCGCCGTTTCTCGGCCTGCATCGCACATCTACCGCTCTTTGCTTCGGTCGCGGAATGCCCTCGTGGATACTGTGGAACGGAGGCTGTTCGCACCAAGATGGTCGAATAGGACGGTCGAACAAGACGGTAGGAAGATAGAGGAACAGCATGGCGTGGGTTGTATTGATCGTGTCCGGGCTCTTCGAAGCCGTGTGGGCCACGGCCCTCGGCAAATCCGAGGGGTTCACTAAGCTGTGGCCCACGGTCATCTTCTTCATCACCGCAGCAGTCTCGATGGGCGGACTCGCATGGGCCATGAGAACCCTGCCAACCGGTTCGGCTTACGCCATCTGGGTCTCCATCGGAGCGTCCGCGGCCGTCGCCTACGGGATGATCACCGGTGACGAAAACTTCAGCATCATCAAAGTGCTTCTCCTGTTAGGGATGATCGCGTGCGTGATTGGGCTCAAACTCGTATCGAGCTGAGCACACACACCTATTGAGGCAGATACGAAAGGGGCGGAAGCCCGCAACTCATGCGAACTTCCGCCCCTCAAAAGCTGAGTAGATAAGATGACTGGCTCTATTCTCGCCAGCCGAACATCATGATGAAGCCGATCATGGAGATACCGAAGCCAATCAGAATGTTCCAGTTACCGATCCTCGGGATCGGCAACTCGACACCGACCATGTGGGCAACATAGAACGTCACGATCCACACCAGACCGAGAATCATGAAGCCAAACATGATGGCCTTATATACAGGAGAAACAGGCTGGAACTCGCTGGCCTCACGGCGCTGACGACGAGTCAGCTCCTGCTGCTTGATCGCAGCGTTACGTGCAGCAGGGTTCCCAATCTTCTTCGGATTAGAAGATGCGCGCTTGGAAGATTCAGACACGTGTCCTCCTCAACCCATTCAACGTAGCGGTGTCAACGGCTCAGTGTTCAACGCCTGGATATGAACAGGTTGTAATATTGGTTAGTGTTCCCGGGCTCGGGCTCAACATCACATTCTAACGGTACATAACCCTGAAAATGCTAAAGAGTCCACAATAGAGCTAACAAACTCAGGAGGGGCTTGTGACAGCAGAGCCAATTGCCCGACGGCCTCGCAGGCGACGCAGCGTCGGGTCAGTGATCATCGGGATCATCGCTGAACTTTTGCTCACCGCAGGTCTCTTCGTCCTCCTCTTCATTGGTTGGCAGCTGTGGTGGACCAACATCGAAGCCGAATCCGTTCAGCAAAACGCCATCAGCCAGGTCACCCAAGAATGGGATCAAGCCGAGAAGAAGAGCAAGGACGGTAAACCCACTACCCCGATCGAAGGGGAAACCTGGGGAATCCTCTATATCCCTAAATTCGGCCACAACTATGCCAAGCCCATCGCTGAAGGCATTGGGATGGATGTCCTCAACACCGTGGGCGTAGGCCGCTACCCACAAACCCAAATGATTGGCGAGAAGGGCAACGTAGCGTTCGCTGGCCACCGCCAAACCCACGGGCAAGTGTTCTGGGACATGGACAAACTCAGCGAAGGCGACACCGCCTACATTCAAACCAAGGACGGCATCTACTCATATAAGCTCCGGCAACTCCAGTACGTCAGCCCGGAGCAATCCGACGTACTACTTCCAGTACCTGGCCAGCCCGGAGCGAAACCGCAAGAGAAACTTATGACGCTGACAACCTGCCATCCGCCGTTCAGTATGGCCGAGCGCATCATCTCAACCTTCGAACAAACCGACTTCTCTAAACGCGGTGAACCAATCCCTGCCGAAATCGAAGACATCGTCACTAAAACTACGGGTGGAAACGGCTGATGTACGGCTTCATTTTCAGGCTCCTACCTGGCCCACTATGGATCCGGGTACTCCAAGCGATCCTCCTTGCAGTCTTTGTGATCCTCTTGCTCATGAACTACGTCTTCCCTCTGCTGAACCCCTACAGCCCGTGGCAAGACTCCACGGTTAGCGGGAGCATTCTGGGAACGTTAGGCGGAGGCAAGTGACACACGGGTACCAACTAGGGGGCCGTGCGCACGAGCGGCTGAGCCCTGAGGCAGCGCAGCGTCAGGAATCGTTGCAGGGTGGTCGGGTACTTGTTGTCGACAACTATGACTCGTTCGTCTATACGCTGGTGGGTTATCTCCGTGAGCTCGGAGCGCAAGTCAGAGTTATTCGCAATGACGAATATTCACTCGAAGAAGCCCGGAATCTAGCAGAAGATTTCGATGGCGTACTCATCTCCCCCGGCCCAGGCAATCCACTAAATGCCGGAATAAGCATAGGTCTAATCCGTATATGTGTTGAACGGAATATTCCGCTGTATGGGGTCTGCTTAGGTCTGCAGTCTCAAGCTGAGGCGTTCGGCGGCATAGTGAGCCACGCAGAACAGCTTATGCACGGGCGAACCTCACTCGTAGAACACACGGGCCACCCCATGTTCGAAGGGGTCGCCAATCCGTTCACAGCAACCCGGTACCACTCGCTGGCAGTGCAAGCCGGTACGGTCCCAGATGATCTCGAGGTAACCGCCCAAACCCAGGACGGGGTGATCATGGGGCTAGCTCACAAGACCGCACTGGCATGGTGTGTGCAGTTCCACCCCGAGTCCGTCCTGACACAAGACGGCTATCGGATGCTCGGTAACTGGCTCGAAGCCCTTGGCCTGCCGGGCGCAGCAGAGCGGGCTGAGAAACTCAGCCCGCTCATCAGTAGTGTCAATCAGCGCTAGTCAGCGGCCTCTACGGCATAAGAGAGCAACCGGTGTGGCAAGGCCGAACGCTGATATGACCATCGGCCGCTGATACTAGATAGCGGCCGATGGTCAACGGTGACTACTCGACGATTCCGAGACTATTCGTCGGCTCCGATGGTTGAGGACGGGGATTCCTCAGAATCCTCTCCGGAATCGGATTCATCTCCCCCATCTTCAGACTCATCGGACGGGCTTTCACTCGGTTGTTCCGGAGCCTCCGCAACCACGATCACAACGATGCTGCCCGGCGAGGTCTTAGTGCCCTTGCCTGGACGCTGAGAAACCACGGTCCCCTCGTCAACAGAATCATCCACGGCGCGGGTCACCTGGACCTCAAGCTTGTACTCATCCGAGGTCAACTTCTTGACGGCTTCGGATTCCTCAAGCCCCGTCACGTCAGGAAGGCTGACCTCACCCGAAGAAATTGTTAACTGGACTTCGTCACCGAAACGCAACTCAGTCCCAGGTTTCGGGCTCACCTCAAGCACCGTCCCCTGCGATTCGCTAGCGGAGTCCTTCGTCTTGACGTCATCCGAAACCGTGAGCTTCGCTTCTTCCAAGATTCGACG
The Pseudoglutamicibacter albus DNA segment above includes these coding regions:
- a CDS encoding peptidylprolyl isomerase, translating into MSIATHEATIHTSLGDVILNLFGNHAPQTVENFVGLATGEKEWTDPATGEARKGTPLYNGTIFHRIIKDFMIQGGDPLGRGIGGPGYQFDDEIHPELTFAEPYKLAMANAGKRMGRGTNGSQFFITTVPTTWLQGNHTIFGEVVDDASKAVVDKLNAVPTGPADKPLEDVVISSIDIKKL
- a CDS encoding rhomboid family intramembrane serine protease — encoded protein: MRYPGTIIITVVLVAFYIVQLVVESFTEDMLIRGVYVNEQPWRLLSSGFVHSTEFLPSAHLLSNLLMLWYVGLLLERILGTIRFIAVFLVGVVGGSAAVVLLTSPIDGALGASGGIFALCTSLLMVLRKGATTAFASLTTVVVIMFLQGLFMPGVSWEGHLGGAITGIVLGATARFQPYVLERVSDLFDVTEGIKPSVSRQKIVTEVPRRIAEVAIYAGVVALAVWLSTSHVTSTLTKYGITP
- a CDS encoding DMT family transporter, producing MAWVVLIVSGLFEAVWATALGKSEGFTKLWPTVIFFITAAVSMGGLAWAMRTLPTGSAYAIWVSIGASAAVAYGMITGDENFSIIKVLLLLGMIACVIGLKLVSS
- a CDS encoding cell division protein CrgA, whose translation is MSESSKRASSNPKKIGNPAARNAAIKQQELTRRQRREASEFQPVSPVYKAIMFGFMILGLVWIVTFYVAHMVGVELPIPRIGNWNILIGFGISMIGFIMMFGWRE
- a CDS encoding class E sortase, with the translated sequence MTAEPIARRPRRRRSVGSVIIGIIAELLLTAGLFVLLFIGWQLWWTNIEAESVQQNAISQVTQEWDQAEKKSKDGKPTTPIEGETWGILYIPKFGHNYAKPIAEGIGMDVLNTVGVGRYPQTQMIGEKGNVAFAGHRQTHGQVFWDMDKLSEGDTAYIQTKDGIYSYKLRQLQYVSPEQSDVLLPVPGQPGAKPQEKLMTLTTCHPPFSMAERIISTFEQTDFSKRGEPIPAEIEDIVTKTTGGNG
- a CDS encoding anthranilate synthase component II, whose protein sequence is MQGGRVLVVDNYDSFVYTLVGYLRELGAQVRVIRNDEYSLEEARNLAEDFDGVLISPGPGNPLNAGISIGLIRICVERNIPLYGVCLGLQSQAEAFGGIVSHAEQLMHGRTSLVEHTGHPMFEGVANPFTATRYHSLAVQAGTVPDDLEVTAQTQDGVIMGLAHKTALAWCVQFHPESVLTQDGYRMLGNWLEALGLPGAAERAEKLSPLISSVNQR